Sequence from the Neisseria subflava genome:
TTCGGTACGCCGTCAGGGCAAAGGGGACGACCGTCCGATTAATCCTTTGGAAAACCGCGCGGCAGTGGCAGCAGCATTGGCGAGCGTGGATTTAGTCACATGGTTTGATGACGACACGCCGGCCGCGCTGATTGAAATGGTCAAACCCGATGTGTTGATTAAAGGCGGCGACTGGCCTGTGGATAAGATTGTCGGTGCGGCCGAGACGTTTGCGCGCGGCGGCAAAGTATTTTCGATTCCGTTTTTACACCAGACTTCGACCACCAAAACGTTGGCGAAAATCCGTGAAGCCGGAGGAGGCGCATGACGGATTTGAACAGCCGCCATTGGGCCTTGCTCGCCGCGCTTTCAGACGGCCTGCCGCAACATGTTTCTCAGTTGGCGCGAGTGGTCGGGATGAAGCCGCAACAATTAAACGGATTCTGGCAGCAGATGCCGGGCCATATCCGCGGTTTGCTGCGCCAGCACGACGGGCAATGGCGTTTGGTGCGCCCTTTGGCTGTGTTTGCTGAAGAATCTCTGCAACAAATGGCCGGAAAACAGGGTTTTCGTGCGCAGTTGAAACACGAATGTTCGTCCAGCAACGATGAAATCATGGCGTTGGCGCGCCGGTCGGCAGGTTTGGCGCACAAGGCTTTGTGTGTGGCGCATTTTCAAACCAAAGGACGCGGACGGCAGGGGCGAAGCTGGGTCAACCGACAGGGCGAATGCTTGATGTTCAGCCTGGGCTGGGCGTTTGACAAGCCGCAATATGAACTGGGTTCGCTGGCGTTGGTGGTGGCATTGGCTTGCCGCCGTGCGCTTGTCGATATTGGTTTGGACGTGAACATCAAGTGGCCGAACGATTTGGTCGTGGCCAACGATAAATTGGCCGGCGTGTTGATTGAAACGACGCGGGTGGAAAATAAAACCGTAGCCGTCATCGGCATCGGCATTAATTTTGTATTGCCGAAAGAAGTGGAAAACGCTACTTCCGTGCAGGCTTTGTTTCAGACGGCCTCTAAGCAGGGCGTAAGCGTCAAAACTTTATTGAATGCGGTGTTGGCGCAACTCGATGCGCTGTTGAACGAATACGCGCAAAACGGATTTGCGTCATGTGTCGGCGAATACGATGCCGCCAAC
This genomic interval carries:
- a CDS encoding adenylyltransferase/cytidyltransferase family protein yields the protein MMSEWSAPEFESKICPPEKLAERLAALPRPLVFTNGCFDILHRGHVTYLAQARSAGAALVLALNTDASVRRQGKGDDRPINPLENRAAVAAALASVDLVTWFDDDTPAALIEMVKPDVLIKGGDWPVDKIVGAAETFARGGKVFSIPFLHQTSTTKTLAKIREAGGGA